In the Apodemus sylvaticus chromosome 3, mApoSyl1.1, whole genome shotgun sequence genome, CTGGAGCTAAGTTCCCAATACTAAAAGCAATAAGCAAATCTCTACTTGGAAATGTCTCCATAGGCTCTACCTCTCCTGAAGAGGGGTGCATGGGGCAGCAGTGTCAGGAACTGGACAAATAGCTTGCCAGAACTTTGGGGTGCCCTGATCACAATAGTGTGATATGATTTTTACCTCGAATCTGTGTGCTCACTGGCTCCCACATCTGCTCAAGCTGCCATCCATATGTTTACATACAAAACTCATAGTCACGTATATAACATAGAGTGGTACTCCTGAATATACACAAACAGGTCTCACACTCTCtcttgcatgtgtacacacacacacacatacacacacacacataagtatatGCATACACTTATGTGCACACACTTATGAgagcacacacatgttcatacacatgcacacacatacacacatacacatgcatgcatgtgaatgcacgcacacacatacactttcaaaGAAAGGATTGTGGTCCTCTGCTCTCATCTCAGAACAGGAAATGgttatttttcctcttcccttcacAAAACCCACAAGATCTCGAGAtccccatttcttcttcttcttcttcttcttcttcttcttcttcttcttcttcttcttcttcttcttcctcttcctcttcctcttcctcttcctcttctcctcctcctccttctttttataTCTTATATCTTTATATCTTTTTACCTGCATATTTCTGATGTGTGAGCCCGGTTCTTGTGGAGTTCAGAGCAGACCATCAGATTCCTTGGagtcctggaactgaaattataggaggctatgagccaccatgtgggtgctggaaatcaaacgaGGGTCCTTTGCGACCTCAACCCCTAtgtcatctctcctgcccttcaCCTCATCCTCTCAccctttcctctttttccctctccatGTTCTGGAATCCAGTGCATGGCCCTGGTCATTCTGCCAGCAGGTGGCACTGTGGGCCTACAAAGGAGACACTACCATCCCTAGGCTCTGTAACCCTTCCTTTCTGGGGCTCCCCCTGTGTTTTCCCACTCCTCACTTCCTAGTTGAGGGGTTCCTCATATGCCCTTGTTCCCCAGTCGTTCAGACCAGAGGCTCAAATTCTGTCATCTCTTAGCTGTATGGGCCCTgggaatttttatttgtttatttttgttttgtttcaagacaggctCTCAGTcatacctctggctgtcctggaactctgtatgccaggctggctcaaacctacagagatctgcctgcctccgactcccaaatgctgggattaaagacgtgtgtcactgtgcctggctatttttatttatttttaaattttatttaatatgtatgaatgttttgtgtgcatatgtgtctgtgtgccctGTCCAGAGGCTAAAAGAGAGGAgaccccctagaactggagttctagACAGGACTCCCATCTGAGTGTTGGgaatctggaagagcagcaagtgttcttaatggctgaaccatctctccagtcactatttatttatttatttttattttttgtgacagggtctatatagacctggctgacctggagctccaggtgtagaccaggctggccttgaactcagaaacctgcctgagagtgctgggatcatgggtgtgagccaccaatCTGGCCTTATTTCTTTTCAGAAGAAgtctcaactctgtagaccagactagcttcAAACTTGGACGAGTGAAGTAGAAGAACTGTGTCAAGCGTTAGGATTGCAGGTGTGAAACACCACACCCAACTAACTCGAATTTTTGGTggtcctgccttagcctccctaATGCTAGAGTTCCAGGCACGCACCATCCTACCCTGCTACTTGTTTTTCAGTCTTCGTTTCCTGGTCTGTGTAAGTGAATAGTTGACTCAGAGCAAGGAGCACTAAGAGGTCAGAACAGAGAGCACTACTAGCTCGATTATGGGATGGATTTAGGGGCGGGATGATGATGGGAGAGAgcatggaatgtgtgtgtgctgcaggggACTGTCCCCAAGGCTTTGCATACCAGAGACAAACTCTGCCCCGGACTTGAGGAAGTGGATTGATTTTTATGACGActgacttttgttttcttgagaaacAGTGACACTCTGTAACCCTGGCTTGTGTAGGACTCTTCGTGTAGCCgccgctggccttgaacttgcagatcTTCTGTCTACCTCACCTcccacatgggtgtgtgtgtgtgtgtattcacatatattcaggtgcctacagaggtcaAAAGAACCTATCGTCAGATCATCTAGCACTGGGGTCACAGGTGATTGGGATCCAGCCAAGGAGGGTACGGGGTGTCTTCTTCGAGAGCAGTAAGcattctcaactgctgagccatctctccagcccggaagtggatttttttagttatttgtgAGTGGAAGGAGGCAgctgtagagacagagagaaagtagaTAATAGTATTGCAGGTAATAAGCCAGTGGGACAGCCTGTGTCAGCAactactctggaggctgaggcaagaagatcattTGGTCCTATGAGTTTAAAACCCTTCTGGCCAAGAGGtagtgagatcccatctcaaaactgAAGTAAATTTGCTGAGCTTGGTGGTCCATGCCCATCATTATCCCCGCACCCAGGAGACAACGGCAAGCAtagctctgagttccaggccagcttgagctattCCAGACTATACTCTAAAGCTTGCCTTAAATGTGCAACATgctttggtctttctttcttcctttctttctttctttctttctttctttctttctttctttctttctttctttggatttggttttttcgagacagggtttctctgtgtagccctggctgtcctggagctcactctgtagaccaggctgtccttgaactcagactccgggattacaggcgtgtgccaccacctcccggccttttgttttctttttttttcttcatgacaaataaaataaatataaaatagactttttgtttgtttgtttgtctgcctgaagttgtttttgtctgtttggttggttgggttgggtttttttgctgTTGTGGGTCCCATGTAGGCCCGCATGGCCACTGACTCTATGAAGCTAATGATGACCTCCAACTCCTGAAGCTGCTGGCTCCCACCTCCGAGAGGGTTTTAGGTGGGATCATAGGTATATGTTTCCACAATTTTAGACTTTCTTTCTAATCCATATTTTAAATATGGGGGAAAAACAGAGATGCAGAAAGCTGAAGGACTTGTTAGGGTCACATAACTTGTGAGTGTTAGAGCCAGAACTCAACCTGTCAGTCTACCTTAAGCACTAATAGAGTCTCTAAGGAGGCAGGCAAGTGATGTCCATCCATGAAGAACCAGGGAGGAGACTCTGGCCCAGAGCCCGAATAAGGACAGAGGCTCGCAGGGACAGTGGCTAAAAGTTAAGGAGGCAAAAGTAGGGCATGGTGAGGCCCTGAGGTGCAGGAAGGCGAACCaaaggagagaggctgagagCTAAGGTGTGGAGAAAATCCAAAGTTCCTCAGCTTCTCAGATGGCAGGGTAGATACTTCCTACAAGATGTCTGCTTCCTACAAGACCGGGAAAGCCAGGGTTAGAGCCTCCTCCTCTTTATCCACAGGGCTTTCTCTTTCATCTCAGGAAGAACCCTGAgagttcacattcttctgtgtgtccctgGTCGTTAACGAAAGTCttgaataaacaaatacatgagCCTAGAACAGGAAAAGATAAACATGAACACTCTGGCTTTGGACCCTCCGCTGCCTCTAATCCTGTGGCTGTATCTCACCAAGGCGGCTTCCTTACACTGTCCAGCCTCATCGTTCAGATTCCGAGTCTGTGGATTCACCCAGTCGTTACCTTCCTCTGTAACCACAAGACCGAGTCTTGTGTCACTTTACTCAATTGCAATTACTCACAGAGGATGTGCACAGAAATAAAGGTCCTGAGTGCCTAGCATGCATCTCCAGCTGAGGCCTGTGGAGCAGGACTTTCTGCCCTCAGAAACACGTTTCAGCTCTTATAAATCAATGTTTTCCCAGCAGTCTAATTACAATCAATATTTTGCATTAGAattttttagggttttgttttgagtgttgttgttgttggtggtggtggtggtgatgatgatgatggtaataaTGACGTTGCTGGCCCAAATACTCCCAGCTGTGCTGAATATTATCTAATCCACACAAGAAAACTGTGATATACTTTAGAGGAAATGTTTGTGTTAaattcccccctcctccctttcccttggtgctccccccccctttctttttttgttttattttattgagacagggtttctctgtgtagctctggctgtcctggaacttgctttgtacacTAGGAtgcccttgagctcagagatctgcctgcctctgcctcctaagcgctgggattaaagtcctgcACTACTACCCTGCTTTAGCATTTGTTAACCCAGTGTTTAGGATGACTTTGTAAACTTCCAACTCCTGGGAAGACTGAGAATTGACTTCTATAAATAAGAGTAACATTTGAATTTCTGCATAGGTCTGTGGTGAGATTCAATGAAATTGTATTCGTGAAGTAGTAAGCTTAGTGTCTGatacacagtaggtgctcagtaaaCATCCTTAGTATTGTTAATGTGGATGACTTTAAACAATACAAGTGATTTGTTTCCACCTGCCAAAGTTCCTTTCATTGTGGTTGCTGGGCTCTTGGGCTAGACTTCTTGAAGAGATTGTGAGGAAGTCTGAGCTATGtctgggtgggggatgggacgAACCTGTAACAAAGAGCACCCCCTTAGGCAGGCTTCATATGTCATAGAGATCTCAGTTGCTTGGCTAGCAGAACCCCTCAGGAGCTCTTTGCAGTCATGGGGCCATCTCAGCTTGTCCGGGCCCCTCGGCCTCGGGGCATGAGTTCTCCCTACCGTAGGCCAGGTATGGGTGGGCCCAGGCGCAGGTGTCCCAAGATGTTCAAGTGTAGCCGCAGAACATACCGGCAGAAACCCCGAGGCCCAACTGCCACCGATCCTGCCTCTGTGGCCACAAACATCAGTGACACGGACACTACCACCAGTGTGTGGATCCTGTCACCTCAAGGTTAGTGGGGAGGTGTGGAGGTGGAGAATCTGTGACTTGGTGTGGGGGGTTGAAGACTAGAAGCATCCTGTTCTGCTTGTGCACTGTGAGGGTAGCCTGTGAAAATTCACCCCAAGAGTACAGGCTGGTTTTAAAGGAACACATCCTCAGACGATGATGAGAGCTTTAGGTGACAATGTCAGGACTGGGACTGAGATGGAAGGCCGGGGGAATGGGCGAGTCCAAGGGCCAGTGGGGTTTTCACAAATGCCTACTTTTcttcatgtgcatgtacatatatgcacgtgtgcatgtatgtgttggcCAAAGGACATCCCACCTTTTTTGGAGACACCAGCCTAGACTTTGTTAAGTAGGTCAGGCTGGCTGACAGACAGAAGGGGTCcgtgtgtctctgcctccacgCTGTTGGCATTGATGAGTGTGCACCACATACCCAGCTTTTTCATCTGGGTTCTGGATTGACCTCGAGTCCTTAAAAGACTATCAGTTAGttatctcccagcctccacatatgccttttttaaaaaaagatactcttccttcttttttctgtccCCAGTTCTCAGACACCTCTGTCAACCTAGGGGCTTTCTGATCCTCTAAAAACGCCCAGAAGCTTGGCCTGCACTTGACCTGCTGCTCCAGAGGACTGTTGGTGGTGGACAACAAATACAGCCATTCTGCTTAAGCTGTCTTACCCCATGCTGAAGTGTTCCAACTATGCAGGACGTGAGGGTAGGGTTGGGGGTGGATCAGCTTAGGGACAAGCCTAGGAGACAGCAGCAAGGCTCACTGTGGACCACAGTGAAGTAGAGGAACGGGGCAAGGTCAGCCAGACAAACCCATCTTTGTCCTCAGCATTTTGATCTGCCCCGTGATAAGGGGCTCTCCTGCCTGACACTCCCATGGGCACAAGGCATCTTGGAAAGAATAAGAAGGCACAGATAAGAGACCGGATGAAAGACAGAACCCCACGAATGCTCTAGGATGAGGTACGCGGGTGCTGGTCAGCGTGCAGGTGTGGCTGCTAGCTGTGACAGAATGGGAACATTATGGCACAAGTGGCTACTCTGCCTTTATGACCGAATGTGCTTCAGCTGTGAGAGTCGAGGAGGAG is a window encoding:
- the P3r3urf gene encoding PIK3R3 upstream open reading frame protein, producing MGPSQLVRAPRPRGMSSPYRRPGMGGPRRRCPKMFKCSRRTYRQKPRGPTATDPASVATNISDTDTTTSVWILSPQVLRHLCQPRGFLIL